AGAGAGTGAGTGGCACATCAAAAAAGGGTTGTGTTGGCAAGCCTAATCCTGCTTTTTCACACCCCTCTTTTAGTCTGGAAGACATCGCCGCTTATATCCTGCTAAGTATTTCCTCCATCCTCTTCCTAGCGTTCTCCATTACCTCGTCGTAGAGATTCTTGCCGGTTGCATCAATGACTACTGTTAGGGGGCCGAAGTCTTCGACTTCGAAGAGCCATACTGCCTCTGGGATGCCTAGCTCCTCCAGCCAGTAGACATCAACTACCCGCTTAATTGCCTGGGCCGCTAGTACAGCAGCACCACCTGTAAAGACAGCGTAGACGGCGCCGTACCTTCTGCACGCCTCAGCGGTCCTGGGCCCCATGCCTCCCTTGCCTATAACCATTCTAACCCCAGTCTTTGCTATGAATTCGTGCTCTACGGGCTCCATCCTGGTGCTTGTTGTTGGCCCGGCAGCTACTACCTCCCACTCGCCATTCCTCTTCCTAACAACGGGGCCTACATGGTATACTGCTAGACCCCTCGGCTCGAACGGTAGCTTCTCGTTGCGGTTGAGAAGCTCGAGAATCTTCCGGTGCGCAG
This DNA window, taken from Hyperthermus butylicus DSM 5456, encodes the following:
- a CDS encoding FumA C-terminus/TtdB family hydratase beta subunit; translation: MTNVYRLRTPLSEEDVRKLRVGDIVYLSGLIFTARDAAHRKILELLNRNEKLPFEPRGLAVYHVGPVVRKRNGEWEVVAAGPTTSTRMEPVEHEFIAKTGVRMVIGKGGMGPRTAEACRRYGAVYAVFTGGAAVLAAQAIKRVVDVYWLEELGIPEAVWLFEVEDFGPLTVVIDATGKNLYDEVMENARKRMEEILSRI